A portion of the Microbaculum marinisediminis genome contains these proteins:
- a CDS encoding TatD family hydrolase, protein MIVDSHCHLDFPDFAEERDAVVARARTAGVVRMVTINTRFRQFDRVRAIAESYDDVYCSVGTHPHNAGEEPDVPAADYIAAADHPKVVAIGEAGLDYHYDKAPRDLQAQSFRTQIAAARETGLPLVIHTREAEADTEAILRDEMAKGRFDAILHCFSSKAGLATAGIELGLYVSFSGILTFKRSEEIRDVAAALPADRLLVETDAPYLAPVPYRGKRNEPAYVVETAKVLAETRGVSYDEMARRTTDNFFRLFSKIPRPAEVSAAP, encoded by the coding sequence ATGATCGTCGACAGCCACTGTCATCTCGACTTTCCCGACTTCGCCGAGGAACGCGACGCCGTCGTGGCGCGCGCGCGGACGGCCGGAGTCGTCCGCATGGTCACGATCAATACCCGCTTCCGGCAGTTCGACCGGGTGCGGGCGATCGCGGAAAGCTACGACGATGTCTACTGCTCGGTCGGCACCCATCCGCACAACGCCGGCGAGGAACCCGACGTGCCGGCCGCCGACTACATCGCCGCCGCCGACCATCCCAAGGTCGTCGCGATCGGCGAGGCGGGCCTCGACTATCACTATGACAAGGCGCCGCGCGATCTGCAGGCCCAGAGCTTCCGCACCCAGATCGCGGCGGCGCGCGAGACTGGACTGCCGCTCGTCATCCACACGCGCGAGGCGGAAGCCGACACCGAGGCGATCCTGCGCGACGAGATGGCGAAGGGACGCTTCGACGCGATCCTGCACTGCTTCAGCTCGAAGGCCGGCCTCGCGACCGCGGGAATCGAACTCGGCCTTTACGTGTCGTTCTCCGGGATCCTGACCTTCAAGCGCTCCGAGGAGATCCGCGACGTCGCCGCCGCGCTGCCCGCCGACCGCCTTCTGGTCGAGACGGATGCGCCGTATCTTGCGCCGGTGCCGTATCGCGGCAAGCGCAACGAGCCGGCCTATGTGGTTGAAACCGCGAAGGTTCTGGCCGAAACCCGCGGTGTCTCCTACGACGAGATGGCCCGCCGGACGACAGACAATTTCTTTCGGCTGTTCTCCAAGATTCCCCGCCCGGCCGAGGTTTCAGCCGCTCCATGA
- the mazG gene encoding nucleoside triphosphate pyrophosphohydrolase: MRPSKDIHTLLDIMAALRTPVTGCPWDLEQDFATIAPYTIEEAYEVADAIARDDLMDLKDELGDLLLQVVFHARMAEEIGAFSFGDVVAAITTKMIRRHPHVFAATKAATPEAVKRNWEDIKAEEKAERHAERETPGPASLLDDVPLALPALQRAVKLQKRAARVGFDWDDSAQVIAKIHEEIDEVSEAAEAGDRGALADEIGDVLFAVANFARHFGVDPEDALRGTNDKFRRRFAHIEQQARAEGTPLEAVTLERMEGWWQDAKKTEGAPALSRGAALSRTAD, encoded by the coding sequence ATGCGTCCGTCCAAAGACATCCATACGCTCCTCGACATCATGGCCGCGCTGCGCACGCCGGTGACCGGGTGTCCCTGGGATCTGGAACAGGATTTCGCGACGATCGCGCCCTACACGATCGAGGAAGCCTACGAGGTCGCCGACGCCATCGCCCGCGACGATTTGATGGACCTGAAGGACGAGCTGGGAGACCTCCTGCTCCAGGTCGTCTTTCACGCCCGCATGGCGGAGGAAATCGGCGCGTTTTCCTTCGGCGACGTCGTCGCGGCGATTACCACGAAGATGATCCGCCGCCATCCGCATGTCTTCGCGGCGACCAAAGCCGCTACGCCGGAGGCGGTGAAGCGCAACTGGGAAGACATCAAGGCCGAGGAGAAGGCCGAAAGACACGCCGAGCGCGAAACGCCCGGGCCGGCCTCGCTGCTCGACGACGTGCCACTCGCCCTGCCCGCGCTGCAGCGCGCCGTGAAGCTGCAGAAGCGCGCCGCCCGGGTCGGCTTCGACTGGGACGACTCCGCCCAGGTCATCGCCAAGATCCACGAGGAGATCGACGAGGTGTCCGAAGCCGCCGAAGCCGGAGACCGGGGCGCACTTGCGGACGAGATCGGCGACGTCCTGTTCGCCGTGGCCAACTTCGCCCGTCATTTCGGCGTGGATCCCGAAGACGCCCTGCGCGGGACCAACGACAAGTTCCGCCGCCGCTTCGCCCACATCGAACAGCAGGCGCGCGCCGAAGGCACGCCTCTGGAGGCCGTGACGCTCGAGCGGATGGAAGGCTGGTGGCAGGACGCCAAGAAAACTGAAGGCGCGCCCGCCCTCAGTCGAGGCGCAGCGCTTTCGCGAACCGCCGATTGA
- the hflX gene encoding GTPase HflX encodes MKPVDPARHGRAPGRDPERASGHSTARDPTRAYVLVPVLEASDRKGRDDARGGSKAAVVRSAEARLDEAVGLAGAIDLDVVGQGVVRVAAPRPATLIGSGKVEELAAIVRGEDAELVVVDAALTPAQQRNLEKAWDAKVLDRTGLILEIFGARARTREGRLQVELAHLTWQKSRLVRSWTHLERQRGGFGFMGGPGETQIETDRRLIQERITRIEKELKAVRRTRALHRETRRRVPYPIVAIVGYTNAGKSTLFNRLTKAEVLAEDLLFATLDPTLRGLTLPEGHMAILSDTVGFISDIPTDLVVAFRATLEEVIEADLVMHVRDISHPDTKAQAADVVDVLSSLGVDTEDPRHMIEVWNKIDLIGAEECDSLKAAAERLPEIERPVPISAMTGEGVDALLAAIETRLKGEIAHRSVVLDAADGAGMNWIYERCTVTGRRHDDDTGVVRLDVDVPMKRLAEFNRRFAKALRLD; translated from the coding sequence TTGAAGCCGGTCGATCCTGCACGGCATGGTCGCGCGCCCGGCCGGGACCCGGAGCGGGCGTCGGGACATAGCACCGCGCGTGACCCCACGCGCGCGTATGTCCTCGTACCGGTTCTCGAGGCAAGCGATCGGAAGGGACGGGACGACGCGCGCGGCGGCTCCAAGGCCGCCGTGGTGCGTTCGGCCGAGGCGCGGCTCGATGAAGCCGTCGGCCTGGCCGGTGCCATCGACCTCGATGTGGTCGGGCAGGGCGTCGTCCGCGTCGCCGCACCGCGGCCGGCGACGCTTATCGGCAGTGGCAAGGTCGAGGAACTCGCCGCCATCGTGCGCGGCGAGGATGCCGAGCTCGTCGTTGTCGACGCGGCGCTGACCCCGGCGCAGCAGCGCAATCTCGAAAAGGCCTGGGACGCCAAGGTCCTCGATCGGACCGGCCTGATCCTCGAGATCTTCGGCGCGCGGGCGCGCACGCGGGAAGGGCGGCTGCAGGTCGAGCTGGCGCATCTGACGTGGCAGAAGAGCCGCCTGGTACGGTCCTGGACCCATCTGGAGCGACAGCGCGGCGGCTTCGGTTTCATGGGCGGGCCGGGCGAAACCCAGATCGAGACCGACCGGCGCCTTATCCAGGAGCGGATCACCCGCATCGAAAAGGAACTCAAGGCGGTTCGCCGGACCCGCGCGCTGCATCGCGAGACGCGCCGCCGGGTTCCGTATCCGATCGTCGCCATCGTCGGCTATACGAACGCCGGAAAATCCACGCTTTTCAATAGGTTGACCAAGGCCGAGGTGCTCGCCGAGGACCTGCTTTTCGCAACGCTCGATCCGACATTGCGCGGCCTGACGCTGCCGGAAGGTCATATGGCCATCCTCTCCGACACGGTCGGGTTCATATCGGACATTCCGACCGATCTCGTCGTGGCGTTCCGCGCGACGCTCGAAGAGGTCATCGAAGCGGATCTGGTGATGCATGTGCGGGACATTTCGCACCCGGACACGAAGGCGCAGGCGGCCGACGTCGTCGACGTGCTGTCTTCGCTCGGCGTCGATACCGAGGACCCCCGTCACATGATCGAGGTCTGGAACAAGATCGACCTGATCGGCGCGGAGGAGTGCGACAGCCTGAAGGCTGCTGCCGAGCGTCTGCCCGAAATCGAACGACCGGTCCCGATTTCCGCCATGACGGGCGAGGGGGTCGACGCGCTGCTCGCGGCGATCGAGACCCGCCTGAAAGGCGAGATCGCGCACCGTTCGGTGGTGCTCGATGCGGCGGACGGCGCCGGCATGAACTGGATCTATGAGCGCTGCACCGTCACCGGGCGGCGGCATGACGACGACACCGGCGTCGTCCGTCTCGACGTCGACGTCCCGATGAAGCGGCTGGCGGAGTTCAATCGGCGGTTCGCGAAAGCGCTGCGCCTCGACTGA
- a CDS encoding D-amino-acid transaminase, translated as MSRIAYVNGRYVPHAYAQVHVEDRGYQFSDGVYEVCEVHDGHLVDETRHMARLGRSLKELRIREPMSAKALGHVLRETVRRNRVRNGLVYLQVTRGVAKRDHPFPKDDVPPAVVVTARAIDPKKSAKSAENGISVITVPENRWDRVDIKSVSLLPNVLARQAAEDAGASEAWFVDTDGYVTEGSATNAWIVDQDGRLITRPAEFGILRGITRTVVVDLAAREGVEIVERPFTVEEARKAREAFVTSATKLVMPVVKIDDAVIGNGKPGSIAGKLRELFYTQAEIAP; from the coding sequence ATGTCCCGCATCGCCTACGTCAATGGCCGGTATGTTCCGCATGCCTACGCCCAGGTGCATGTCGAGGACCGTGGCTATCAGTTCAGCGACGGCGTCTACGAGGTCTGCGAGGTGCATGACGGACATCTCGTCGACGAAACGCGGCACATGGCGCGGCTCGGCCGCTCGCTGAAGGAGCTGCGTATTCGCGAGCCGATGTCGGCGAAGGCGCTCGGACATGTGTTGCGCGAGACCGTGCGGCGCAACAGGGTGCGCAACGGGCTCGTCTACCTGCAGGTGACCCGCGGCGTCGCCAAGCGCGACCATCCGTTCCCGAAGGACGACGTGCCACCGGCGGTCGTCGTGACGGCGCGTGCGATCGATCCGAAAAAGAGTGCAAAATCGGCGGAAAACGGTATCAGTGTCATTACGGTTCCGGAAAATCGCTGGGATCGGGTCGATATCAAGTCGGTTTCTCTGCTTCCCAACGTGCTTGCCAGGCAAGCGGCGGAAGACGCCGGTGCATCGGAGGCGTGGTTCGTCGACACGGATGGCTATGTGACGGAGGGGTCGGCGACGAATGCGTGGATCGTCGATCAGGATGGCCGATTGATCACGCGGCCGGCGGAATTCGGGATCCTGCGCGGCATTACCCGAACCGTCGTCGTCGATCTCGCCGCCCGCGAGGGCGTCGAAATCGTCGAGCGGCCTTTCACCGTCGAAGAGGCGAGAAAGGCGCGTGAGGCGTTCGTGACGTCGGCGACAAAACTGGTTATGCCGGTTGTCAAGATCGACGATGCGGTCATCGGGAACGGTAAACCGGGCTCTATCGCCGGAAAACTGCGCGAGCTTTTCTACACGCAGGCGGAGATCGCGCCGTAA
- the metG gene encoding methionine--tRNA ligase codes for MTSKFYITTAISYPNGAPHIGHAYEAMATDAIARFMRLDGRDVYFLTGVDEHGMKMAQTAAKEGLTPRELADRNTPLFEKMVTSLECSNDDFIRTTEPRHHTSSQAIWERMVEAGDIYLGTYSGWYSVRDEAYYAESETTVREDGVRIGPNGTPVEWTEENSYFFRLSAFQDRLLKLYEDHPDFIMPKERYNEVVSFVKGGLQDLSVSRTTFDWGVKVPGDEKHVMYVWVDALTNYITGVGYPDTDGETFRKWWPADLHVIGKDIVRFHTVYWPAFLLSAGVAPPKRVFAHGFLFNRGEKMSKSVGNVVDPFALIDHYGVDQVRYFFMREVPFGQDGNYSHDAIVQRINADLANDLGNLAQRSLSMIAKHCDATLPQPGAFTADDTAMLTACDDLIGKARAAMTDQQLHIVLADIWSVVADANRYFAAQEPWALRKSDPERFATVLYVTAEALRQIGILIQPFVPASADALLDLVGVPADKRNFAELGEGGRLAAGTALPAPNPVFPRYVEAEAGEGA; via the coding sequence ATGACGTCCAAATTCTACATCACGACCGCGATCTCCTATCCCAACGGCGCCCCCCATATCGGGCATGCTTACGAGGCCATGGCGACGGACGCGATCGCGCGGTTCATGCGGCTGGACGGGCGCGACGTCTATTTCCTGACCGGCGTCGACGAGCACGGCATGAAGATGGCGCAGACGGCGGCCAAGGAAGGGCTGACCCCGCGCGAACTCGCCGACCGCAACACGCCGCTTTTCGAGAAGATGGTCACGTCGCTCGAGTGCTCGAACGACGACTTCATCCGCACGACCGAGCCGCGCCACCACACCTCGTCCCAGGCGATCTGGGAGCGCATGGTCGAGGCAGGCGACATTTACCTCGGCACCTATTCCGGCTGGTACTCGGTGCGCGACGAAGCCTATTACGCCGAATCCGAGACGACCGTTCGCGAGGACGGTGTTCGGATCGGCCCCAATGGCACACCCGTCGAGTGGACCGAGGAGAACAGCTATTTCTTCCGTCTGTCGGCGTTCCAGGACCGGCTGCTGAAGCTCTACGAAGACCATCCCGACTTCATCATGCCGAAGGAGCGCTACAACGAGGTCGTCAGCTTCGTGAAGGGCGGCCTGCAGGACCTGTCGGTCTCGCGCACGACGTTCGACTGGGGCGTGAAGGTTCCCGGCGACGAAAAGCACGTGATGTACGTCTGGGTCGACGCCCTGACGAACTACATCACCGGCGTGGGATATCCCGATACCGACGGCGAGACGTTCCGGAAGTGGTGGCCTGCCGACCTCCATGTCATCGGCAAGGACATCGTGCGGTTTCATACAGTCTACTGGCCGGCATTCCTGCTCTCGGCCGGTGTCGCGCCGCCGAAGCGCGTCTTCGCGCACGGCTTCCTGTTCAACCGCGGCGAGAAGATGTCGAAGTCGGTCGGCAATGTCGTCGATCCCTTCGCCCTGATCGACCACTACGGCGTCGACCAGGTGCGCTACTTCTTCATGCGCGAGGTGCCGTTCGGCCAGGACGGCAACTACAGCCACGATGCCATCGTCCAGCGCATCAACGCCGATCTCGCCAACGACCTGGGCAATCTGGCTCAGCGCTCGTTGTCGATGATCGCCAAGCACTGCGATGCGACGCTGCCGCAACCGGGAGCGTTCACGGCCGACGATACCGCCATGCTGACCGCCTGCGACGACCTGATCGGCAAGGCGCGCGCGGCCATGACCGACCAGCAGCTGCATATCGTGCTGGCGGACATCTGGTCGGTGGTGGCCGACGCAAACCGCTATTTCGCGGCCCAGGAGCCCTGGGCCCTGCGGAAATCCGATCCCGAGCGGTTCGCAACCGTGCTCTACGTGACGGCGGAGGCTTTGCGCCAGATCGGCATCCTGATCCAGCCCTTCGTTCCCGCGTCGGCGGACGCGCTGCTCGATCTCGTCGGCGTGCCCGCGGACAAGCGTAATTTCGCCGAACTCGGGGAAGGGGGGCGTCTTGCCGCCGGCACCGCCCTGCCGGCGCCGAATCCCGTGTTCCCGCGCTACGTGGAAGCCGAGGCCGGCGAGGGCGCCTGA
- the hfq gene encoding RNA chaperone Hfq, with translation MAAERNQNLQDTFLNYVRKNKTPLTIFLVNGVKLQGVVTWFDNFCVLLRRDGHSQLVYKHAISTVMPNGPIQLFEPAEEGAAAGG, from the coding sequence ATGGCGGCGGAACGAAATCAAAACCTACAGGACACGTTCCTCAACTACGTACGCAAGAACAAGACGCCTCTCACGATTTTCCTCGTAAACGGGGTTAAACTTCAGGGGGTAGTCACCTGGTTCGATAATTTCTGCGTATTGTTGCGGCGCGATGGACATTCTCAGCTTGTCTACAAGCACGCAATCTCCACGGTCATGCCGAACGGGCCGATTCAGCTGTTCGAGCCGGCCGAGGAAGGCGCAGCCGCTGGTGGCTGA
- a CDS encoding MBL fold metallo-hydrolase: protein MTAVATILGCGSSGGVPRVASGWGACNPDNPRNRRRRCSILVEKTGAEGKTTVLVDTSPDLRDQLIGADVSWIDGVLFTHDHADHTHGIDDLRPVVIHNRRRVSVYMEPEAGERLRERFSYCFDSPPGSPYPPILDSHDILPPTLVVIDGEGGAIVAEPFPVIHGPIAALGFRFGGLAYTPDVSDIPEESVELLHDLDVWIIDALRESPHISHFTVDEALTWIDRVKPRRAILTNMHVDLDYDALKARLPDNVVPAYDGMRIAFEDEQPA from the coding sequence ATGACGGCGGTCGCGACGATCCTCGGCTGCGGGTCCTCCGGCGGCGTGCCGCGTGTCGCCAGCGGTTGGGGGGCCTGCAATCCGGATAATCCCAGAAATCGCCGCCGACGCTGCTCGATCCTTGTCGAAAAGACCGGTGCCGAGGGAAAGACCACCGTCCTGGTCGACACGTCACCGGACCTGCGCGACCAGTTGATCGGCGCCGACGTCTCCTGGATCGACGGTGTTCTGTTCACCCACGACCACGCCGATCACACCCACGGCATCGACGATCTGCGCCCGGTCGTCATCCACAATCGCCGGCGCGTTTCGGTCTATATGGAGCCCGAAGCCGGCGAGCGCCTGCGGGAGCGCTTCTCCTATTGTTTCGATTCTCCGCCCGGCAGTCCCTATCCGCCGATCCTCGATTCCCACGACATCCTGCCGCCGACGCTGGTCGTGATCGACGGGGAGGGGGGCGCCATCGTCGCCGAGCCCTTCCCGGTGATCCACGGCCCGATCGCCGCTCTCGGCTTCCGCTTCGGCGGCCTCGCCTATACGCCGGACGTCAGCGATATCCCGGAAGAAAGCGTCGAACTGCTGCATGACCTTGACGTCTGGATCATCGACGCGCTGCGCGAAAGCCCGCATATCAGCCATTTTACCGTGGACGAGGCGTTGACCTGGATCGACCGGGTGAAGCCGCGCCGCGCGATCCTCACCAATATGCATGTCGACCTGGACTACGACGCCCTGAAGGCTCGGCTGCCCGATAACGTCGTTCCGGCCTATGACGGGATGCGGATCGCCTTCGAGGACGAGCAGCCCGCCTGA
- a CDS encoding diguanylate cyclase domain-containing protein yields the protein MRLNYPILRRLGLGAHLAVVVALAAIPTSLLIIEFIESERREAIEDAEKWTQRAATLVAERRQHVIATTRTVLTATAAQLDASARSQSCATPPTGNGEIVWMIAPNGEILCSTTSGFPLSQSVIEELLEDIVDPGFAVMGPYLSGAGRAQLFGALTIRAADGTTWHVIRAIDLAWQPAYDEDLGGPADFVVMTIDDEGLIYHRLGPGADLPIAPDGKLRPAPPFHASTLVGTSTLMDIDGVPRIFGAASIPETGDTVMVGLSQDAVSSKAKRDLIADLALFAAALTLSGVLAWLTLERMVLRSLRRLRDAAVATASGEPSDRVEITDGPIELRELAHAFNDMKDKLEFQAFHDQLTGLGNRRYIEQRMAALLQDGEPFAILAVDLDGFKPINDTYGHAVGDFVLAEAANRLKAEFQDGLFIGRTGGDEFLAGIAVDGERPADMASQVATRVLEGLGRPITLPDGTQETISGSVGIAFWAGNGTTADDVIRQADAALYRAKRSGRNRFVSPDAPEPQAGCSSSKAIRIPS from the coding sequence ATGCGTTTGAATTATCCGATCCTGCGACGATTGGGCCTTGGCGCCCATCTGGCGGTTGTCGTCGCGCTGGCGGCCATCCCGACGTCGCTGCTGATCATAGAGTTCATCGAATCCGAGCGGCGCGAAGCGATCGAAGACGCCGAGAAATGGACGCAGCGCGCCGCGACCCTGGTCGCCGAACGTCGCCAACACGTGATCGCGACGACGCGCACGGTCCTGACCGCGACCGCCGCGCAACTCGACGCGTCCGCACGTTCGCAGTCCTGCGCGACACCGCCTACCGGCAACGGCGAGATCGTATGGATGATCGCCCCCAACGGCGAGATCCTCTGTTCCACGACCTCCGGATTTCCGCTGTCCCAGTCCGTGATCGAGGAGCTGCTCGAAGACATCGTCGATCCCGGATTTGCGGTCATGGGACCGTATCTGTCGGGCGCCGGGCGTGCGCAACTGTTTGGCGCGCTGACGATACGGGCCGCCGACGGCACCACCTGGCACGTCATCCGCGCGATCGATCTGGCCTGGCAGCCGGCCTATGACGAGGATCTCGGCGGGCCGGCCGACTTCGTGGTGATGACCATCGACGACGAGGGCCTGATCTATCATCGGCTGGGGCCGGGGGCAGATCTGCCGATTGCGCCGGACGGAAAGCTGCGCCCTGCCCCTCCGTTTCATGCGTCCACGCTGGTTGGGACGTCCACGTTGATGGACATCGACGGCGTGCCGCGCATTTTCGGGGCCGCGTCGATACCCGAGACCGGCGATACCGTCATGGTCGGTCTGTCCCAGGACGCGGTCTCGTCCAAGGCGAAGCGGGATCTGATAGCCGATCTCGCGCTTTTCGCCGCCGCGCTCACGTTGTCCGGGGTCCTGGCCTGGCTCACCCTCGAACGCATGGTCTTGCGCTCGCTTCGCAGGCTGCGCGATGCGGCCGTCGCCACTGCGAGCGGAGAACCGAGCGATCGGGTCGAGATCACCGACGGCCCCATCGAGCTGCGCGAACTGGCGCACGCGTTCAACGACATGAAGGACAAGCTGGAGTTTCAGGCGTTCCACGACCAACTCACCGGGCTCGGGAACCGTCGCTACATCGAGCAGCGCATGGCCGCGTTGCTGCAGGACGGCGAACCGTTCGCCATTCTGGCGGTCGATCTGGATGGGTTCAAACCGATCAACGACACCTATGGTCATGCCGTGGGCGATTTCGTCCTCGCCGAAGCGGCGAACCGGCTCAAGGCCGAGTTCCAAGACGGTCTTTTCATCGGGCGAACCGGTGGCGACGAGTTTCTCGCCGGAATCGCGGTCGATGGCGAACGACCCGCCGACATGGCCTCGCAGGTAGCGACGCGTGTTCTCGAAGGCCTGGGGCGTCCGATCACGCTGCCTGATGGCACACAGGAAACCATCAGCGGCAGCGTCGGCATCGCCTTCTGGGCCGGCAACGGCACCACGGCGGACGACGTCATCCGCCAGGCCGACGCGGCGCTCTACCGTGCGAAGCGGTCGGGCCGAAACCGGTTCGTTTCTCCGGACGCGCCCGAGCCTCAGGCGGGCTGCTCGTCCTCGAAGGCGATCCGCATCCCGTCATAG
- the tmk gene encoding dTMP kinase, with product MGAAPGKFISFEGGEGTGKSTQIKRLAGKLRGLGIDVVETREPGGTKGAEIVRRTILSGRVEALGPFAEALLVNAARDDHLNEVIRPALKAGKWVLCDRFADSTRAYQGTLGGIDRRLLEAFETAVIGDDWPDLTLILDLDPHIGLERARAVTRAENGGPGGDRFEDVDLESHRKLRDAFLAIARREPERCVVIDASESIDAVGAAIWTAVADRIALPGKDNAGTKAPGTRTNAAS from the coding sequence ATGGGGGCGGCGCCGGGCAAGTTCATCAGCTTCGAGGGCGGCGAGGGAACCGGCAAGTCGACGCAGATCAAGCGGCTCGCCGGGAAACTTCGCGGCCTCGGGATCGACGTCGTCGAAACCCGGGAGCCGGGCGGCACCAAGGGCGCCGAGATCGTGCGCCGCACGATCCTGTCCGGCCGGGTCGAGGCGCTGGGACCGTTCGCCGAGGCGCTGCTGGTGAATGCCGCCCGCGACGACCACCTGAACGAAGTGATCCGTCCTGCGCTGAAAGCGGGCAAATGGGTCCTGTGCGACCGGTTCGCCGATTCCACGCGCGCCTATCAGGGCACGCTGGGCGGCATCGACCGGCGGCTGCTCGAGGCCTTCGAGACGGCGGTCATCGGCGATGACTGGCCGGATCTGACGCTGATACTCGACCTCGATCCGCACATCGGCCTGGAGCGCGCCCGCGCCGTGACGCGCGCCGAGAACGGCGGCCCCGGCGGCGACCGTTTCGAGGACGTGGACCTGGAGAGCCACCGCAAGCTCCGCGACGCCTTTCTGGCGATCGCCCGCAGGGAGCCGGAGCGCTGCGTTGTCATCGACGCATCCGAGTCGATCGACGCAGTCGGCGCGGCGATCTGGACGGCCGTCGCGGATCGGATTGCCTTGCCTGGCAAGGACAACGCCGGGACAAAGGCTCCTGGAACACGAACCAACGCGGCCTCCTGA
- a CDS encoding DNA polymerase III subunit delta': MTATIPPDFSISPPEAAACLIGHDDAEAALLSAYKSGRLHHAWLVDGPEGVGKATLAYRFARFLLGHPDHGEDAVQAARDLTVPADDPAARQIRARSHPDLIVLQRPRDEEGRATATVISVDQVRKVARFLSTTSATGGWRVVIVDTADDFNRSSANALLKMLEEPPQRAVFLLLSGSPGRLLPTIRSRCRRLALKPLDTATVAEALRIAGVGQDDDARATAAALCGGSLGKAMDLATQEAVETIHAVNKLLADMPRHDPVAAQKLAEALGRRGAEDRYRMATSLLTDAIAGRMRKAARAGAQPHVLAPWAEVWEKVTQALAEAERLNLDRTLTLLSVFRIVSTATSLDAARV; this comes from the coding sequence ATGACTGCAACGATCCCGCCGGATTTCTCCATCTCCCCACCGGAGGCCGCCGCGTGCCTGATCGGCCATGACGACGCCGAGGCGGCCCTGTTGAGCGCCTACAAGTCGGGCCGACTGCATCACGCCTGGCTGGTCGACGGGCCGGAAGGCGTCGGCAAGGCGACGCTCGCCTACCGGTTCGCCCGCTTCCTGTTGGGCCATCCCGATCATGGCGAGGACGCGGTCCAGGCCGCGCGGGATCTCACCGTTCCGGCGGACGATCCGGCCGCCCGGCAGATCCGCGCCCGGTCCCATCCCGATCTCATCGTCCTGCAACGCCCCCGCGACGAGGAGGGGAGGGCGACGGCAACCGTGATTTCCGTTGATCAGGTCCGCAAGGTCGCCCGCTTCCTGTCGACCACATCGGCGACGGGGGGATGGCGAGTCGTGATCGTCGACACCGCCGACGACTTCAACCGCTCGTCTGCGAACGCGCTTCTGAAGATGCTGGAGGAACCGCCGCAGCGCGCCGTTTTCCTGCTCCTTTCCGGTTCGCCGGGCCGTCTGCTGCCGACGATACGGTCGCGGTGCCGGCGGCTTGCGCTGAAGCCGCTGGATACCGCGACGGTCGCGGAGGCGCTTCGTATCGCCGGGGTAGGGCAGGACGACGACGCCCGCGCGACGGCGGCCGCGCTGTGCGGCGGAAGTCTCGGCAAGGCCATGGATCTCGCCACCCAGGAGGCGGTCGAGACCATCCATGCGGTCAACAAGCTTCTCGCCGACATGCCGCGGCACGACCCGGTCGCCGCGCAGAAGCTGGCCGAAGCGCTTGGACGGCGCGGTGCGGAGGATCGCTACCGTATGGCGACCTCGCTGCTCACCGACGCGATCGCGGGCCGGATGCGCAAAGCGGCCCGTGCCGGCGCCCAGCCCCACGTTCTTGCGCCTTGGGCGGAGGTATGGGAAAAGGTCACGCAAGCGCTCGCCGAGGCCGAAAGGCTCAATCTCGACCGCACGCTAACCCTTCTGTCGGTGTTCCGTATCGTATCCACCGCGACTTCGCTCGACGCGGCTCGCGTCTGA